In Arachis duranensis cultivar V14167 unplaced genomic scaffold, aradu.V14167.gnm2.J7QH unplaced_Scaffold_112574, whole genome shotgun sequence, the genomic window TGACTCACTGGAAAGGAACGAAGTGGGGGAGAAGGAAAAAGGAGTCAGTGAGTTCATAAAAGAAATAAGGGAGAAGACTAGTTTGATTCCTAGTTAGGTTTCCGGCGTTGTCTTACTCGTTAGACTCACTTCAAGTATTCCGTTCGTTTATTCCACTCGTTCGGTACTTCATTCGTTTTCTTTAAGACCAGTTGTTCGGGTTCAGATAACTAGTACGGCGGTGACTTTACGGAGAGAATAGAAGCTCGCTAGCGCTCTTTCTTATTAAAGAAATAGGATACTAGCTTTCTTGAAAAAGGAAGATGGTTGAAAGGGTCCCAACGAAGACTTCCGATCGGTAGGATACCTTTTCTACGAAATATACGAAAGAATCATCTTTTATGAAACTCATCTATCTCGGCTAGTCAATTGATTCAAGAGGGTTCCGTTCCTTAAAGAAAGAAGAGTCCTGTATGAAACAAGCAAAGTGAAGGGAAGCATGATTGTACGCCTTCGATTGAGAGTtctcaccttctctcctctttttcACCGGGAACCCCTATTTCATCAACCAGACGGACAATGGGAAGCGTCTGAGCTCTACTCTACTAGACTATATTGGGCGAGCACGGGAAGTGGTCACACCTGCCAGCTGACCTTCATTGTAGACTCTTTCTTTATTGGAACTTCAGGGAGGAATGAAATGCTACCAATCGTTGAGGGAAGAAAGGGATAAGGTTTGCATCGTCGCTAGCGAATTCCGTCCAGTAATGGAAGTAAAACGCTAGCTTCAAGACTGCAACGAAGATCTAGCCATTGTCACTTAGCGCATCCGAAACTCTCGTCCATAGAGATGGCTTCTCTCGGCTATCAAAGTGAGTTGGCATTCTTAAGCCAAGCCAGTGAGGTTCCAACTCCGCATGCCCTTACACAGGTCTTCCGTAACTTTCATACTAGAACCTGCATACTCACCGGAAGCTTTCAGCCTCAGATTTCATTCCTTTGGACATAGAATTGATCGGTCAAAGCCTTAAACTCGTTCACAAATGAGTTGATTCGCTTAGAGCCTTGCCTGAAAGGATCAATTGAGGGGGGTAGCGGACCGTTATGATCAATAGGTCTAGCCCTCGTAATCTATTGCTGGAGAATAGGTCTAGCTCTTGATAATTGTAGAAAAAGTCTTTGTTGGATGGGATGAATGTATCTGTTGTacactcttcttcctctttctggaGAAAATAGAATAAGTAATAATGAGCCCTTTCCACATCTTCCTTTAGTGTCTTCGGACTGATTTGATGTCTCAACGAATCCGGATGTGGTTGTTAAGGGACTAGAATTGGCCGTTGGCCTGGGGTTGAATACCACCGGATCTCCTTGAATTAACAAATTCGCTCAGGCGAACAAGATCGGCACAACTACTGGCTTTATTGTCTTTCTTTCCTTTAATTTAACCTTTGTGTTCGGTAGCATGCCTCGCCTCCGGATCAGCGTATAAACGCTTCCCAACTCCCTTCCTGCAGTAAACACAAGCATGTATCTCTCAAAGCCTTCGCTCAGGATCTGCCATAATGGGCCCTTCTTCTTGGCCTTTCCATTGGTAGACGTTGGTTCATGCAGCGGGATAATGATGTATCTAATGTGGCCAGTAGACCAGGAAGTAGGATGTCGGCCCTACAGTAGTAGAAACTGGAGAATTTCCCTCTTTTCCTTTGACTATAATAATTCCACCAGTTTGAGATTGATCGACGAAGTAATCACATAAGGGAGAGATTCGAGACTGACTACATAATAGCATTTATGCGAGCATGCCGCTCTTCTTTCGGGATCTCGAGTCCTTCTTTATTGACTTCTGGTGCGCTCTGCTAACCAGATCGGGAGGTTAAATAGTTTACTAAAGCTAGCGACTGGGGTATGCTAGTCCTACCGAAACCGAAGCATTGACTTGATCGATCGTTTTCTACGTTAGAGACCCAAATCCTTTCATAGCACAATTAGCTGCTGGTAAACATGCCAGCTATCACACATCTCACTTGACGCAGAGTCAGCGCGAAGAAAGGCGGATCCACCGGTTGGTTGAGGTTCTGCACTAGAtccactttcttttcttctcctacgATATTTTCATTTCGAGTTAGAGGAGCAGACCACTCTACTAACTTTATCTTAGAGCTCGATAGGTACCTTTCTTTCACATTGACTCTACTTTGTTTAGGGTAATAGCAGCACGGCAAGATCATTTCGGCACAGCTTAATCAGGTTTTCGGCTCTTCTGTCAAAAAGAGGATCTTAGGCCTACCGGTGACCGGCTTCGCGGGCTAAACCACTCAAGCATATGGCCTGATCCACTCTTGGCGTTGCTCTATTGGGCAGAGGTTTCTCGATCAACTAATTGACGAAAGAGGGGGAACCTGATTTGAGATCTTGTACTAAGCCCCTTAAGAGGGGGCGGTAGACTGAACACCAACAGAATCTTCACAAAGTGAAAAGCAGAATCTTAATCATAATAAGCTAACTATGTCGACTCAATGAATAACTGATTAGACCTCCTCTCTTATGATATTCGTTATTGAATTAACAcctaaataactaaaaatggGAACCTTTACCAATAAGCGTTATTCGTTAGGCCAAACTGAAAATAAAGCCCATAACAGAAACAGCAAACCCGGCCTCACATACCATTGAGATTGAAACGCCTCTATCCTCTGGCTTCCTTCTTCGTGTGGGAGCAGCGATGATGCCCAACTTCGTTCATGATGTCAGCAACTGGACATAAACGGAAAGACCATAGACCGCAGAGGATTTTAAGTTACCTTATTCGATATTCGATGGAACCATACCATAGCGGGGAGCCTGTAGTACATTTATGGGATCATGACAAAGACCTCCCCCTGCCTCTCCCGGGATCAGGAAACTAGCAAGCGGATCAGACTTGGTTGGAACGAACCAACTGCAAGGCGGCCTTCCTCGTTACATTTTCATAACCGCTTCCACTTATTTATTTGGATGGGGCAAATCCCACTATAACGTAGgcataaaaaaagaagaggttTATGAAATCCAGCAACGCGGTGGTTTTGAAAGACACGGTTCGACAATACCTGTGATCGGAAAAGGTATGGCACATCTCGGGGCATAAACCAGCGAGGAGATAATTATGTATTTCCAGAAAGGAAAAGGGGGGCTTTACTCCACACTCCATGTCCCGCATAGAGAAGTCAATTCATCAACTGGCTTGGTGTCGGCGCTCGGCTTGAAGAACCGGAATTGGCGACTTTGCCTCCTCTCTTTGGATTGGAATAGTCTTATTTAGTAGACAGAGCTGGATGTTCATGTTACAAGTTCCTTTTACCTCGTCTCTGAACACGTAACCCGAGTAGTggcttctttctttgctttgacTTCCAGCCCACCTTCACTAAGAAGCAACCAGCCCATAGGAATAAGGAAGATCAGCGGAAATGGCTAGCCCAGAATTAGCCGGTCGGCTTAATTTGGCGATAGATTAGCCTCAAGCCAATCAAAACCATCCTATCGGCGGAGGATTGGCATTGGAAGAGAGGCGTGAGACACTCTACTCTATTATCTAAGTGATTGAGATCTAATCAAACAAAAGGGATCCAATCCTTTCTTAGCCAGAAAAGGGGATCCTTCATTCTTTCGCACCGTATCTCCTCGGGTTCATGGAAGAGTCTGGATGCGAGAGAGAAAGACGGGTATTGTACTAATGGTCTTGACCCAGCCCCATGGAATCGGGAGACAAGTATGAACCCTTAACCTCTATTCTATTACATCAACCAGCAACCCAAGCAAGACTGAGGATCCGAGTTCAGCTGCTTTCTCAAGAGATTCAGGTTCGATAGCCACTTCCACTTCACATAAAGTTTAGGAGTTAGGAGCTTGATAACATCTTCTTTTTACGTGATTCGGCGATATGGATTTGCCCCAGTCTCCATTTTTCTTACTACATATAAATGGGAATCAAGAAAAGAATTGATTCCTCTTTTTAAAGACAGTAGAACAAAGAACTTAATCTACATGACTGGCAGGTGACAAGGAATGGGGGGAGGGGGAAAGTCAGGTCATCTTCAGATTCCCGCCCTAAGCTAAAGGGAATTGATCAAGGGAGAACATGATCTCAGGTTTTCTTTCTACCCCGAGCTTCTATCTATTCTATCTATAATGTCTTCAACAAGCTAGCCAGTTCCAAGGGAAAAAAGACAGCATGTTTAGCCCGATATCTCTCATGTACCTTGGTTCCAGATCAATGAATGCGGAATAAATATTGGCGGTTTCCGATTCGTTACAGCTTGCTCACCATGCCATCGGGATCCGAGGATTGCTTTGTTTAAAAGAAACTTTTAATTCAAAGCGCTTAGTTGGGTTCAGCTCTATAGGTCGAAGCAGGTTGATTGGTTCAGGGCTACGCGCCTATCTGCTCTCTCAAGTCTAATACGCCCCTTATTCCCTTTTCTGTTAGGCCTGCCTTGCCTTGATTCAAATGACGTGGGTCGTCCAGTTCGTCATATCGCATCAGTGGAATCCTATTCTCCGCTTTCTTTTCTGAATACAGGACGAACAAGTAGTCCAAGTAGACCCATTAGGGGGAACGAGATGAAACCTTTCCATTTTATCTTCGATTGACTTTGAGCTAACGGGAGAAGTCCACTAAAGAACTTAACTCAAGAAGCCTAGTGAGGAGGGGGTTAATCAGCCATTTCCTTCGCTTGCCAAGTAAAGTATaaaggcaaacacaaccgcacTGCTTTTCTCCAATCGGGGAAGTAGGGGGGGCCACCCTTTTCCCCTTAGCCCTCCTTCTCACTCCCTAACCTAAGGAATGAAAGAAAGGCCACGTCCAGACAACTACcacaaaaaaatagtaaaacaagTTTCAAGTAATAGATCTTTTTTTAAGTAGGAGTTGCCCCTATTAAGTTAAGGGAAGAGAATTTCTTTATTGTTTAGTTTAAAGCAATCAATTTCCGAGAAGAGTTTTGCAGggaaagcaaaagaagaaagaggatcGAGACAGGAACCTTACTCTCTTAGCATAGGCTTGAAGCCCTCATGTCCTATAGGAAGTGGAAGTAAGAAATCCTATCCATCTTTTTATCGAAAAATATCGAAATCTATAATGAAGAAATCATATCGTGCTTATATATAGGATCCTCTAAATCCTCAGACACCGAGACTATGGGGAATCCATATTAACGATAAGATTCCCAAACAAGAAACCACCTTCCCATCTCCGGGCTTAAGAATTTCCAATTGAACTCCTTCATCCATACAACAGGAATTCTCTAGAAATAAGAGaacctttttttttacttttcatgcagtTCCGATTGGAACAAGCATTTTTTGAGAGAATCGTGCGAAGGGCAAGTCCGGAAACTTAGAAACAAAATAtctgtaaaaagtaaaataaaaccgGACGAAGAAATCGGACGGGCGGTATTCTTTCGTCGGCCCGGTTTCTCCCTTTCTTGTCTAGTGTATTAGACTCCATTATAGGTCATTCGGAAGGGCTCCGTTTCAATTTTAGGGCATAACGTTGTGGTTGTTCCCTCTCCTTTACTTATCGAATAGGGGCGAGTGACTTCGTACCTCTCCTGACTGAGAAAAAGAAGTTCCAGAGGCATCCTCCATTCATATCGATTTGGGTTTTTCTGCACCATATTTGGATCTGCCTCTTCTTCGATCCGGAATTCCCAACAAATCCTTTACTCCTCGAATACAATGGGATTTCACACCTGGCAAATCTTTCACTCTACCTCCTCTTATTAAGACCATAGAATGTTCCTGCGAATTATGACCTTCGCCCGGAATGTGAGCAAATATATCATGTCGATTGCTCAATCGTACTTTGGCTATCTTACGTGGAGCTGAATTAGGTTTTTTCGGTGTTCTCGTTGAAACACGCGGGCGTACTCCTTGCTTCTGGGGACATTGATCCGAAGCTCTAGTACGGTCCGTGCGCCGTTTTTCTTCTCTACCATGACGAATCAATTGATTTAATGTAGGCATCGCTCTTTCCTTTGTCCTTCCTCCCTATTTTTGCCCTATCACTAGTGATTACTCCCGATCCGAAGCACCCCTTTTCCATTCATAGAGAGATCCAATcgtcaaaatcaataaaaaggcCATCATAGACCAAGATCCAAACGGATCAATCTTGTTGGGAGGTACTgcccaaggaaaggaaaagGTGACTTCCGGATCaggaataataaataaaattgaaacaagataaAATCGTATATCGAAACGACTTCTGGCATCACCGAAAGGATCGAAACCACATTCGTAGGCCGACAATTTTTCTGGATAGGTCCAACTATTGGAAGCAAAGGGAAAAGGAACACCGAGTGGGATCAAAGAAACTAGCAGACTGATCACTAAAGAGATACAAATAGGTGCAAATTCTGACATGACCACAGCCCACTTGGTTCTTTCGCTCCTTGCTCGCGGAGCGGCATACAGAAAAAAGAAAGGGTAGTACCAATGAAGCCGACCATTAATGACTTGTTCGAACACCGGGAGTCGGGGTTGGCCTATTGATTCCCTGCGTTATTTTAGCTGCAACGGTATAAGACATAAAAACGAAATGAATGATTTAGCTCCCCGATGACTTCATGGGTGGGTCCCGAATCCCGGGGATACCCAAATATGCCGTgaactaaaaaataactaccAAAGACAACAAATCCCACATTATCATTCTTCAAATTCATAGCTGTCAAGATCTCGTTCCTTGATTTGCCGCTCGAAGATGTCGTTCATTATTTGACGCGACCTTTCTTTTACAGGATTATTTGCCGGGTTGTTGGCTATATCCGCCAATACCTCAACGAGTCTAGCTTTACTCTTCCAATTGGGTCCAACTACCAGCTCGAAGACCCGACGATATTTACTGTAAGAAGGGGGTCGGTCAAAGAGCGTGTCCATATCGGATTTCAAGTAATCCATGATTATTCGGCGAATAGCCCAATAACCATGGGGTTTATTGTCAGCTTCCATCGTGTCATCCACTGGTGCTTGTATGGGAGCCGGCTGCTCCACCTCATAATCACTGCCAATGGATGGTAACGACGGGACAGACGGAACTGAGCCTGCTGGTAAGGGTGGCGGGTCATAAGGGACCGATGGAAAGGACTCCCAAGGGGAGTTTGATTCCCTCGGATGAGACGTCCCCCATCTCCTTCGAGAAATAGTCCCACTTCTGATTGCAGTAAGAAAGGAAAAATACTGCTACATAGCCGCCCTTCCTAAGATGTCTTCTGTATTACTTTCTTGTGCAAAAATCATTCCCTCAGAAATAGGA contains:
- the LOC127743778 gene encoding ribosomal protein S12, mitochondrial; protein product: MPTLNQLIRHGREEKRRTDRTRASDQCPQKQGVRPRVSTRTPKKPNSAPRKIAKVRLSNRHDIFAHIPGEGHNSQEHSMVLIRGGRVKDLPGVKSHCIRGVKDLLGIPDRRRGRSKYGAEKPKSI
- the LOC127743779 gene encoding NADH-ubiquinone oxidoreductase chain 3, which gives rise to MSEFAPICISLVISLLVSLIPLGVPFPFASNSWTYPEKLSAYECGFDPFGDARSRFDIRFYLVSILFIIPDPEVTFSFPWAVPPNKIDPFGSWSMMAFLLILTIGSLYEWKRGASDRE